A single region of the Gorilla gorilla gorilla isolate KB3781 chromosome 1, NHGRI_mGorGor1-v2.1_pri, whole genome shotgun sequence genome encodes:
- the PRAMEF20 gene encoding PRAME family member 20 — protein MSIRTPPRLLELAGRSLLRDEALAISTLEELPTELFPPLFMEAFSRRHCEALKLMVQAWPFLRLPLGSLMKRPCPETFQAVLDGLDALLTHGVRLRRWKLQVLDLQDVSENFWMVWSEAMARRCLPNAMMNRKPVQDCPRMRGQQPLTVFIDLCLKNRTLDEYFTCLFLWVKQREGLVHLCCKKLKMLGMLLHNIRNILKTVSLDCIQEVEVNCNWTLPVLAEFTPYLGQMRNLRKLVLSDIDSRYISPEQKKEFVTQFTSQFLKLCYLQKLYMNSVSFLEGHLDQLLSCLKTSLNILAITNCVLLESDLKHLSKYPSIGQLKTLDLSGTRLANFSLVPLQVLLEKVAATLEYLDLDDCGIVDSQVNAILPALSRCFELTTFSFRGNPISMATLENLLCHTIRLNNLCLELYPAPRESYDVRGIVCRSRFAQLGAELMGRVRALREPERILFCTDYCPQCGNRSLYDLEVDRCCC, from the exons ATGAGCATCCGGACTCCACCCAGACTCCTGGAGCTGGCGGGGCGGAGCCTGCTGAGGGACGAGGCCTTGGCCATCTCCACCCTGGAGGAGCTGCCCACAGAACTTTTTCCCCCACTGTTCATGGAGGCCTTCAGCAGGAGACACTGTGAGGCCCTGAAGCTGATGGTGCAGGCCTGGCCTTTCCTCCGCCTTCCTCTGGGGTCTCTGATGAAGAGGCCTTGCCCAGAGACCTTCCAAGCTGTGCTCGATGGGCTTGATGCACTGCTTACCCACGGGGTTCGtctcag GAGGTGGAAACTtcaagtgctggatttacaggatGTCAGTGAGAACTTCTGGATGGTTTggtctgaagccatggcccgtAGGTGCTTACCAAATGCCATGATGAACAGAAAACCAGTGCAGGACTGTCCAAGGATGAGAGGACAGCAGCCCTTGACTGTGTTCATAGACCTTTGCCTCAAGAACAGGACTCTGGATGAATACTTCACCTGCCTCTTTCTATGGGTCAAGCAGAGGGAAGGTTTAGTACACCTGTGCTGTAAGAAGCTGAAAATGTTGGGAATGCTCCTCCACAATATCAGAAACATCCTGAAAACAGTCAGCCTAGACTgtatccaggaggtggaagtgaATTGCAATTGGACACTGCCCGTCCTGGCAGAGTTTACCCCATACCTCGGCCAGATGAGGAATCTTCGGAAGCTTGTTCTCTCTGACATAGATTCTCGCTACATTTCCCCAGAGCAGAAGAAGGAGTTTGTTACCCAGTTCACTTCTCAGTTCCTCAAGCTGTGCTACCTCCAAAAGCTTTATATGAACTCTGTTTCCTTCCTCGAAGGCCACCTGGACCAGCTGCTCAG CTGCCTAAAGACCTCGTTAAACATCCTCGCAATAACTAACTGTGTGCTTTTGGAATCAGACTTGAAGCATCTGTCCAAGTACCCGAGCATTGGTCAACTAAAGACCCTGGACCTGAGTGGCACCAGACTGGCCAATTTCAGCCTTGTGCCTCTCCAAGTTCTCCTAGAAAAAGTTGCAGCCACCCTTGAGTACCTGGACTTAGATGACTGTGGCATCGTAGACTCCCAAGTCAACGCCATCCTGCCTGCCCTGAGCCGCTGCTTTGAGCTCACCACCTTCAGCTTCCGTGGAAATCCCATCTCCATGGCCACCCTAGAGAACCTGCTGTGCCACACAATCAGACTCAACAACTTATGCCTGGAGCTGTATCCTGCCCCACGGGAGAGTTATGATGTTCGTGGTATCGTCTGCCGGAGCAGATTTGCCCAACTTGGGGCTGAGCTGATGGGGAGAGTGAGGGCCTTAAGGGAGCCCGAGAGGATCTTGTTCTGTACTGACTACTGCCCTCAGTGTGGCAACAGGTCACTTTACGACCTGGAGGTAGATCGGTGTTGCTGTTGA